The uncultured Mailhella sp. genome segment GCTTCCTGCAGGATCTGACCCACAAGTTCACCGTCACCTGGTTCCAGGGCACCAACGACAAGAACCAGTGGTCCCTCGAAGAGAACCCCTACAAGTACATGACCGACAACGACAACGTTGTTGAATTCAACCTGGCCAGCACCTACCAGATCTACAAGAACCTGACCGCCTGCCTCGAACTCGCCTACATGATCACCGACTACAGCAAGGGCGACCATGCCGAGTGGGCTGCGGGCAACGAGACCGACAAGGACGGCTGGAGCACCGCTCTTACCTTCCAGTACCTGTTCTAATTCGACGCGGACTTAGTCCGCATCGGGTCTGAACCTGAATGACACGGGAGAGAATAGCAATATCCTCTCCCGTTTTCGTTTAATGCGTCGGCAGAAGGCAGCCTCTCTGACCTGACGGGCCTCTGCGTCTTTCGCTCGCACACCTCCGCTGTTGCCCCCTCCGCCGAGCAGAAAAGCGTACTGTTCCCGCGCACGCCAGCCACTCAACCACGGTGTACGAGCAGCGGAACGATGACAACATTCGTCGCACACGACGCATCCTCTTGTCGTCATGCCTGAGCTCTGTCGTCATACACCCGGGCGTCGAAGGGCGCAAATCCGCAGCGCACACATGCTCCGCAGACACGCCCTCACGTAATGGAGTGTAGAAGCACTACAGTACCAAAGAAAACACCATGCCTTGCGTTGTTCCACCTGCCGGCAGCAACGCGCAACATGGCAACAAAAGCCTTTCACTGTTTGAGCCTTGCTAAAAAGTTTTCGTAAAAACAAGGCGATATCAAGAACAGAACAACAATCGCAAAACTTGCACAGTCAGCGATGCCGAATCTTTTCATGCCTGCGAGTTTTTTTGTTTGTGAAAAGTGCATATCGCCGCACGAGCGGTATTAACATGCGTTCGTCGGTTGACAAAAAACGGGCAACCAATATTAAATGAACTGTTCTTTTCGGACTTTTGTCTCCTGCCGTGAGCGCCCCTCTGCTCTCAGGATTGAACTCCCATCGGCTGAAGCTTCAAGGCTTCTTCAATATGGGATTCCTCAAGTGCCGCTGGTTGATTAACCGTTGCTCTGCCTTATGGAGGAATCGCCATGATTTTCGACTTTCGTCTTCGTCCGCCGTACAAGGGATTCAAGAATCTCGGCATCTTCAATCCCGCCTGCAATGAAAAAATCCCTCAGAAGCATCACGGCATGCCGAGCGAGGCCGCTCGGAAAAAAGATCTCGATCTGTTCTGGAAGGAAATGGAAGACGCCGGCATATCCAGGGGCGTGGTCATAGGCAGGCAGGTGCCCAACGACGCCGCCTCCGTTCCCAATGACGACGTGCTCGACATGGCGCGCGAGTTCCCCGACAAGATCATTCCCTTCGGCAGCCTCGACATTACCCGCGGCGTTTCCGCCACGCTCGACGAGCTGGAACGCTGCATCGAAGGCGGCATCAAGGGCATCGCCATGGAGCCCGCCTACGCCATGCCGCCCAGAAAGGCCGACGCCAACGTGCTCTATCCTCTGTACGCCCGCTGCGAAAAAGCGGGCATTCCCATGGTTCTGACCCTGAGCTTCTTCCAGGGCACGCTGGAGTATTCCGATCCCTGCACCGTGCAGCACGTGGCCAACGACTTTCCTCATCTTCAAATCGTCGTCGCCCACGGCTGCTATCCGTGGATTCCCATGATCTTCCAGGTGGCCATCACCAACAGGAACGTGTGGCTGCTGCCCGACATCTACATGCTGAACCCCACGGCTCCCGGCAATCAGATGTTCGGCGAGGCCATGCAGTGGCTCGACGGCGAACGCATTCTCTACGGTTCCGCCTGGCCCTGCTATCATCTGAAGCAGGCCGTTCACGATATCGAACGTTTCCGCCTCTCTCAGGAGCACAAGGAAAAATTCTTCTATAAGAACGCCGAAAAGCTTCTGAACATCAGCCTTTCTTAATTACCTCTGCCGGAAGAACCGTCCGCATGCGGACGGTTCTTTCTTTCCGCTGCGGATCGCCCTTTCACCCGGAAAACAAGACGCAGCTCTCGGGAACGCAGCAATCTCCATTGACTGGTGAAAGAGCTTCCCTGTGAAGAAAATGCATGAAAGACAAATTAAGGATGAATCAGGCCATCGAACGGAAGAACTTCCCGCGAAACGGCCGTGTTTCAGCTCCCCGACGAAGACTCGCCGCCTGCCCGACTCATGCGACAGACGCGCGGCAAAGACAAGCTCAGACGATCCGAAACAGGGCGCGCAGCGAATGCAACCGCTGCACGGAAAAAACAGCACCGGTTTCTGAATGCACGCGCACGTCACGCACCTCTACAAGAATCAGAAGCTGTCGCCTCATACTGTTCTTTTTATCACAATTTGATTCATTCTCTTCTCTTTCAACAATACCTTGTATTTTTTATTATTTTTGCCATTCTTTCGTCGTTTTTCCCCTCTTTCTCCCTGAAAAAGCCCTTTCATCCTCTCCACTCTCCATTTTCAGGCATGAGGTTTAATTTTTTTTGGGAAAATATTGACAAGCCTTCTGAAAACAGCTAAGGTGCCTTTCAGAAGTTGGTGGCCTTTCAGTGGGCACTCCTCATAGAGTGTACCGGCCTGGGGCCGACATTGCCAGTTCATCACATGAAGAATGTGGTGTGCTGGCTTTTTTGTCTTGAAGGCGGCAGTCCTGCTTGCAGCGCCGTCGTTCAGACAACGCTCTTGCCGCATCCTGATCGACAGTCGATGGCGGCAACAATTTACTGGGTGTTTTGCTCGGACTTTCACCAAA includes the following:
- a CDS encoding amidohydrolase family protein yields the protein MIFDFRLRPPYKGFKNLGIFNPACNEKIPQKHHGMPSEAARKKDLDLFWKEMEDAGISRGVVIGRQVPNDAASVPNDDVLDMAREFPDKIIPFGSLDITRGVSATLDELERCIEGGIKGIAMEPAYAMPPRKADANVLYPLYARCEKAGIPMVLTLSFFQGTLEYSDPCTVQHVANDFPHLQIVVAHGCYPWIPMIFQVAITNRNVWLLPDIYMLNPTAPGNQMFGEAMQWLDGERILYGSAWPCYHLKQAVHDIERFRLSQEHKEKFFYKNAEKLLNISLS